Within Eggerthella sp. YY7918, the genomic segment GACGGCTGGCAGTGGAGCGAGAGACATGAGCACCCTAGGTACGGTATGTGCTGACGTGCGCCTGCTACTGTGGCTGCGTATTCGCCATGCGCGCTGGGCGGTCAATCGTATCATGCATCTGTTTGGCTGCGGCATCGACGAGGGAGGCTGGGCCGAGCGCGCCTATCAGTTGTATGCGCTTGCGCTTATGGCGGTATGGGCGGTGCTCATGTGGGCTGCGCTGTTGGATGCGGTGTCGGGCGCCTTCGCGTTGATGGGTGCTGCTGCGGTAGTTGATGCGCTGCGATGGACGTTGGCTGCCTGTGTGCTCGTGTTGGTGGGCGCGGGGGTGCAGGGGCTGCGAACTTCTCCTTTGAAGTTGACACATCCCGATATCGCTCTGGTCGCGGCAAGTTCGATAAGCGCGCAAGCGCTGGTGCTGGTTGCGGCTGTTCTTCAGGCGTTTGGAGCGGGGCTGGTTGCGGCTGCCCTCGGATTTCTGCTGGGTGTTGGATTGGAAAGCGCGGGAGCGTCTGCGTTTTTCGGCGTGGGTGCCACAGGGGCTGTGTGGAGTGCACTTGCGCTTTCGATGTTGGTCGCGGCAGCGTGTTTGAGCGGATGGATTGCGGGCATGGTGCGGCTCGCGCGTCCCCATTGGCGGCTGCACCATACGCTGGCAGCCGGGGGTGCGCTTGCGCTCGTGGCGAGTGGCTGGGGTGCCTTCGTGTTTGGCGTTGCGCCGGAAACACTTGTCGCGCCGGGGTTCTTTGCTGCTCTGGTTGCGGTCGCGCCCGTCGTTTTGTTTGCGGGTGCGGCGTTGCTTGCCATGTGTGCGCTGCGAGTTGATATGACTGCCGTCATCAAGGAAAATGCGCTTTTCGCCGATCTCCAGGTGATCGGTGTGTTCTCGCCGCTTGATGATCGTACGAAAGCTGACTTTCGTCGCCGACGAAAACTCGCGGGACGTCCTGTGCGTTTTAACTTGCCGCCGGGGGAGGGACGTTTGGCTCTTGTGGCCAGGTCGATGCTTTCGCATGCGCGTCAGTACGACGGCTTGTTGGCGCTTATTGTGCACGGCGGCGTTGTCGTGCCACTTGGTGTGAGCGCAATCCTTGGCGTGGGAGGCCCTGTCTTATTCCTGTTTTGGTTGCAGCTGGCGGTACTCATGCCGCAAGGTGCTCGCGAACTGTCGCGTGTTTTTCGTGATGATGAACGCAATCGCCTTGTTCGCGATCGCTTGCCATTCGGGGTACTTGAGCTGCTTGTTTTTGATTCGCTTCCGGCCTTCGTCGTCACTACGCTGATCGCGTGTGTCGTGTGCGTATTGGTCGTTCCGGCGGGCGTCCCGGTTCTTGCTGCTGTTGTGCTTGCGGCGGTTGTGAATGGTTGTACGCTGTTTGCCTGCGGCCTCGATGCGGTACGGCTCTTTCCGGGCGGTCCTCGCCCGTGCTATGAATTTGGCGCCATCGCCATGGTTGCTGTAGCGTTTGCCCTGTCGCTTTTCGCGCCGTGGCTGGCCGTTGCCGCCGGCATTGCGCTTACCGCCGCAACCTGCGCTCTCATCGTTCGCTTCGGTACCGAATGTGCCCGCTAGGGCTTGCCACCTTTTCGCCATCAGCTTGAGGTCCCTCAATAAATGGTTGATCGGCCGGGGGTTCTCTCGGTTTGTTCGATCGCCCCGCTAAAATTTTCACTGTTCCAAAGCTGAGAAGGTGATGCATACATGGCGAGATTAAAGAAACTGTGCGCAGTGCTGCTGTGTTTGGCCCTTGCTACGATGGTAAGCGGGTGCTCCGCGCTGAGCGGCGATGTCTATTACAACAACGTAGAAGAAGCCCGAGCGGTTATGCTGCAGCAGTTGGAAGAAAAGTACCAAAAAGAGTTTACGCTCACCGGCGAGGAGCGGTATGCGTACGACAAGAGTGAGGGCTGCTACGTTTTCAGGGCAAAGTTTCAAGATGAAGAGGGGTTGGAAGCGCAGGCCATTCTGGTGCAGAAAAAAGGTTGGATAAAACGGGCGATTGACGCGAAACATATCGGTCCGTTTCCAACAAAAGACGATACCTATTCCGCGGTTTTCTACACCAAGAAAGCAATTCGCGAAATAGAGCCGCTGTTTGAAGGTGAACCCTTTGAGAAGTACGTGATCTGCATCGACAATCCGCGTCACGCGTACGAAGACCTCTCCCTAACCTTGGAGGAGTTCTTTGCGGACGAGCAATCCTTTTACTGGCTTGATATCGTGCTGCCGGATGGCTGGACAGAGCAGGAGTACACCGAAACGATCTATCGGTTTTACACGAAACTGAGAACCAAGCAGTCCCTGGCTTTTGAGCTATCGGCGTATGCGAACGGGTCAGAGATTTTTACCAATTACTATATAGATGCCGAAGGATTCTATCCTGACAAAACCTATGAAGACATAGAAGATCACATGATGTTTTACAACAGGGATCCCATGCCGGCCGATAAGTGGATGACCTGGTATTACCGAATCGACGAACAATTTGGCTGGGCAGACGATATGTGGTGGTAGGCAGATGCGATCTGCTCTGTGTGAGCTTGACGGTTGGCTGTGCCTGCTATCATGGGGAGAGATGTTTTCGGTGCGCGTCTGGCGCATGTGTGAAAGGAAACCGGCGTGTCTGAAACAACCCCTCATGAACCGCTTCCTGCGAAGCCTGTTATTCCGGGGGAGCTGTTTGAGGCTGCGGGGCTTATCGCCTGGATCGAAGGCGAAAGCGACGGAGAGCCGTGTGTGGCGCATGTGCGGGTGGCGGGAGAAACGTGCGCAGACGAAGACTTTGAACTGCTTGAGCTATCTGAATCGCGTGTAGAGAACTGCCTGTATGTCGGGTGCACTTTTGATCGAACGACGTTTACGGATGTCGCCTTTTCCCACTGCGACTTTTCAAATAGTTCATTTACGGAAGCGAACTTCACGCGTTGTACGTTCTCTTCATGCAAGCTGACCGGAGCGGATTTTACCGAAGCGGTGCTTGCGCGAATTGAGGTGCGGGACTCAACGTTTGCCTATGCTTCGCTCGTGAAGGCAAAGCTGTCCGATGTTCGCATTGCCGCAACTGATTTTTCGTACGCCGATCTTGCTGAGGTTCGTCAGAAACGTACCGTGTTCGATGACGCGCGTTTCGCCGGCACGAGTTTCTTTCGCGCATCGCTCGCTGGCATCGATTTTTCTTCCTGTCAGCTGTCCGATATCGTGCTTTCCGATGCGATGGGCGAGCTGCGTGGCTGCTCGATGGACTTGTTTCAAGCTGCGGGCATTGCACGGAGGCTTGGGGTGACCATCAAGGATTAGGGAAGCGGTTTCTGCTGGTAAAGGTCGCCATCGGTAAAACCAAGAGCGCGATAGTAAGCGCGGGTGCCGACCGAGCTGATGACATGTATGGTTCGAAAGCCTTCTTCGAAGGCGATGGTGCAGGCGGACTGTATCAGCTGTTTGCCCAGTCCAAGATGCTGCGCACCCGATCCGGTCGTGTGCAAGCCGGCAACTTTTCCGTAGATATGAACTTCGCGAATCATGGCTTCACCGGGAGCGATGGGCAAAGAATCCCGATGTTGTTCGACGTGGTCTTGCTTCGGCAGCGAAAGCCGCAAAAAGCCTGCGATTTTGCCTTCGGGGGTAACCCACTGAAGAAACTGCTCGTCGGAAACGGTCGTTTCGTAGGAGATGATATTCAGCGCCAGCGTTTCAACGTCTGCGTCGTCGGTGCTAATCTCGCGGTAGCGGATTTCTTTGATGGGCGTGTGGGTATCGTTGGCGGTGCGTTCAACCAGCTGGCGTAGGTTGACCTTCTTGTTGCCGGCAACGATATCGTGGGCCGAGATATCCCTGATCATGCGCGATATACGAACAAACGGCGGCGTGGCGGCGACATCGGCCACAAGCACGTCAAGCAGCTCTTCTTCGGTATACGGCCGCCAGGTTCCGTCCTGGTGATGGGCGATAAGCCCCGTTCCCCACACAAGCGCGCACGGGTAGAGTTTAACTTCGTCGGGAAGGTAGGGCGCTTGCGTAACCAGATGTAGGTAGTCGCGCTTGTCCGCTTCGACCGTCGATCCGTACAGGTTCGCCATAAAGTGTACGTGAATCTTGAAGCCGAATAGACGCAGCAACTCAAACGCTTCCTGGATCTTTTGCACGCTCACGGCGCGGTTGTTCATGGCTAGGATGCGTTCATCGAGGCTTTGGATGCCCATCTGTACCTTGGTGCAGCCCAAACGCCTGATGAGCGTCAGGCTTTCAGGCGTGATGGCATCGGGCCGGGTTTCGATGACCAGCCCGACCGCGCGATGACGTGCGCTTTCATTGGTGGTTTGCTGGCGCATCACGTCGTCGAGGGTAGCGGCCTGCGTGACTGCGACCTGGCGCCAGCCTTCGCTTTCTTCGTAGAACTGCCGCATCGCTTGGTTGTAGGTAAGCTCTCCTGCCACCACCGCATCTTGCTTTTCGCGGATGAGGCTGGCAAGCGTATCGCGGTCGTTGCTGAGCCCTGCCTGCTCATAGAGGGCGCGACGCGTGCGGGCGTTCTCTTCTGCCCGACCGACGCTGGCGTCGTTGAGTGCACGGAAGAGCTCTGCGACAAACCACGTCTGGTACGTTTCGGGATAATCGCTCCACGTGCCCCCCAAAACGATGAGTTCAATCTTGTCGGTCACGTGACCCATCTGCGAAAGCACGTGCAGACGCGATGCCACCTGAAGATAGGGGTCGAAATAGTTATGCTCGGCGCGCTGGCAGGCCGGTTCGTCGGCAAGATAGCTTTTGGGCATGCGCAAGTCGTTGGGGCAGTAGAGGCAATTGCTCGAACATGGCCACGGTTTGGTGATGACGGTGATGGTTGCCACGCCCGATGCCGTTCGGCGTGGTTTGACCTGCAGCGTTTTGATAAGGCGCTTTTCCAATGCCTCGTCGATATGCCAGTTTTCCCAGAGTGTGCGGTTGCTTTCCCTCACCTTGAAATAATAGGGCAGCAGCTTCTTCTTTGCGAAGCGGGGCATGCCCTGCACGCGGCCTTCGTTGTGCTTGCGCACGATTCTTTCAAGAGAAAGGGTGTCGAGGGCACCAGAGCCTTCGCCCTGGCGCAACGCTTCAAGTATTTCCCGCATGATGTCATCCATGGTAAGTCATTCTATAATAGGAAACGCGTTTCAGCTTCTGAAACCGAACAGTGTAGCGGCACTCTACCAACCTGATGACCGAACGGCGGCATTTTGAACAGCGAAACAGCCAAAAAGCTTTGCGCCATTACAAGCGAGTTTTATCGCTGTCAAAGCGAGTCGTTTTCAGCGACACGGTCTTCTCCGTGGAAGGGATGGATGCGTTGTTTGGATGAGATGCGGGGAGCGAGCGTCGCGGGGGGCGAGTGTTGTTCGGTCTTTGACGTGGGATGCGGAAACTTACGCTTCGAGTCGTTTCTTGCTTCGGCGTGTCCGGAGCGCGCTTGGACGTTTTACGCGGTCGATAACTGCGAATCTCTGGTTCCCTCTGCTGCCTGGGCGGGGAGGGGGGCCGCGCTTAAGTATCAAACCTTCGATGTCATGGATGCTCTTTTGCGCGGTGAAAACCTGCATGAAGCGCTGCGTGTTCCTCTTTGTGATGTGGCTGTGGCATTTGGATTCTTGCATCATGTCCCCCTTGCCGAGCATCGTTTGGCGGTGCTTTCTGCGCTTATCGATCAGGTGCGGCCTGGCGGTTTGGTGATGGTGTCGCTGTGGCAGTTTATGCGCGATGCGCATTTAGCTGAAAAAGCACGGTCCACTCACCTGCGCGCGCTTGACGAGTTGGGCCTTGATTCCGAGGAATTCGAGGAGGGGGATTACCTGCTGGGTTGGCAAAATACTCCGGACGCTTATCGGTTTTGCCACAGCTTCTCCGATACGGAAGTGGATTATCTGGTTGCTGCTGTGGCGGGACGGGCATCGCTTGTCGCACGCTTTGTGGCAGATGGCAAAAGCGACAATCTCAACACTTATCTGGTGTTGCAAGTCGCGTAAACATACTCGTCCACTTTAGAACATATCATGAAGAATGCATGAAAAATGATTATAGAAAACGACTATTTGTTCGTTTTCAGACCAAAAGAACCCCTTCCGTGTTAAAATGAACACTTTAAAACGAGCCAGTGCAAGCGCTGTGTGCAAACACAGTCCGAAGAGGTGATGGTGTTCCCCTTCTACCTAATGCAACGCTTGCAAGATCCTCGAAACCAGGGAACAAGGATTGCTCTTACAGGGTGTAATCCGTATGGTAGGAGGATATATGGTACCTATCGCACAAGCATGCGTCCAACTTCGTGTTTCTGAGGGAGGTGAGAACATGGCAGAGTTTCAGCCCGACCCATTCCTTACGTCTCTTGGTCTGTCGATTGAAGAGCAACGTGCCTATGATGCCTATTGCGACGCACTTGTTGATCTTTCGGAAGCCGAAACAAAGCGCACGGGAATTACGTACACGCTTGATGAGGTGTTTGAACATGCGCAGGCTGAGTGGGAGCGACTTGAGCGTGAGTACCCCCGTGAGAGTTGGGGGCAGCCATGTTCTCAGTAACTACTACTCAGCAGTTTGATGAATCAATCGCATTTATTTTCTATCGTTCTTACTTCGCCGGAGCAGAGAACCCCCGTCAAGGCTTGGAAGCGAGTCTTAACGCTGTGCTTATCAACGTATGCACATTCCCCGAAGCGTACCCTCGCACGGGAAGAATTCGCCGCCGCTTTACCTTTGAGTATCGCTCAACTCCCTATACGGTTTTGTTCACATTCGACGGCCAAACGGTCACGCTCCACGATATCCATTTCTCCCGTTCAGCACGAACGGCACGCTGGTTGGAGTAATGCGTGTCGCCTCGACCTCGTGCTCGCTCTCACCGCCGGTATCTTATTAGTTAACTTCACGCCATTGATACCGAGCGGTGAACGGGCGTTGGTTGCGCACTACATAGGGCGGGCGAGACAATGTGGGGGATGTACTGGACGCACGCGATCATTGCACCGCGCGCCACAAGGAAGCGAGAAGCCCCATGATCCCCAACCAGTGGTATGCCATACTCTCATCGTCCGAGGTGAAGAAGGGGACTCCTGTGGGTGTCGTGCGTTTTGGGCGCCGGCTTGTGCTCTGGCGTGACGAAAACGGCGAGGTGGCCTGTCTCGACGGAACCTGTTGCCATCGCGGAGCCGACCTTGCGACGGGACGCGTGTGCGAAGGTCACGTGTGTTGCCCGTTTCATGGCTTGCGCTATGCTGCGGATGGACATGTGGTGACTATTCCCGCGAACGGTCGTGACGCCGAAGTGCCCGAGAACTTTCTGGTGCGTTCGTGGTTGGCAGTTGACGCGTTCGGGTTCATCTGGGTGTTTTATGGCAAGCCTGAAGACGCTCCCGATGATCTGCCGATGTTCGCCGAATTCCGCAGCGGTTTTCCCTTTGCAGAGCGCTCAGAAGTATGGAACGTCCACTATTCACGCGCCATCGAAAACCAACTCGATGTCATTCATTTGCCGTTCGTGCACCCAAATACTATCGGTCGCGGTCATAAAACGCTTGTGAACGGGCCGGTGACCAAGTGGGATGCCGACACACTTACGTTCTACGTCAAAAACGAACCCGACCGCGGTCAGAAACCGCAGACTGCCGAGGAGATTGAAAACTGGGAGCAGCTGAACAGCCTTCAGTATCGCGTGCCGAATCTCTGGCAAAACCGCATCTCAGATGACATGCGCATCATGGCGGCTTTTGCGCCTATCGACGAAGAAAATACGAAGATATACCTGCGCTTCTACCAGCGCAAGGTGAATGCGCCCGTGCTGCGCGAGCTTGTGTGCGTTGCCGGCAATCTGGCCAACGGCGTGATCCTTCACCAAGACCGCCGCGTCGTGCTTACGCAGCGTCCAAAGAAAACCGAGCTCCAGATGGGGGAGAACCTCCTGCGCGGCGACAAGCCCGTCATCGAATTTCGCGCCCGTCGCGACGAACTTAAGCGCGCGGCTGAATAGGACGAGTAAACGTTCTTTTGGGTCTTTACGAGGGGACGATCAGGTCATTTTGATCTATGCCTCGTACCGACATCTTGCATCCCATTTGTTCAGGATGGTTGCAATGGCGTGCCCTTTGGGACTACTGTTGCTTGATAAACGTACGAGGTTGGATATCTAAGGCGAAAGAAGAAGCCATGGACGCGAATGCGGAAGATCGGCCAGCTGAGGTTGTGGGTGCGTTGTGCGCGAAAACAGGCGCAAAGGGCGAACCGTTTTGGCGGGACGAGGCGGGGGACCTGCGTATTGACGAGGGCTTTTGCTTGCAGCTTCTGCGTGAGCTGCGTGATGTAACATTCGCGACGGTGGATACACGCGGCTTTCCCTGTGCGCGTACAATCGATGTGATGATGGTGGAGGAGGGGCGACTCTACTTTGTGGCGGCGCGCGGCAAGGCGTTCTATGATCAGCTCATGAGCACGAAGCGCGTAGCGATAGTGGGGCAGACGGCTGATTATCGTTCGTGTCGGTTGAGCGGTCCGGTGGAACATCCGAGCGATCCCGCCGAGCAGCGCCGTCTGGTCGATCGTGTGTTCGAGAACAATCCTTCCATGGCCGATGTGTATCCGGGCGAGGCGCGTTACGTGTTGGAGGTGTTCTATCTGCAGCGCGGCCAAGGTGAATACTTCGACCTAAGCGGTTCTCCCATTCTTCGGGCGTCGTTTACGCTGGGTGGCGAGGCGCTTGAACGCGACGGATTCGTTGTGGGCGAAGGCTGTATCGGTTGCGAAGCATGCGTCGAGGCTTGCCCCCAACAGTGCATCGCTCTTGATGCGGATGACCGGGCGCACATTGCGCAAGAGCACTGCCTCCGCTGCGGCCTTTGTCAAGAAACCTGCCCCACCGGCGCCATTGTGCCAAGGTAAAATAGTACTGCATGCTGGCTTGTGAGCGTAGCAAACTACCTGCGTAAGATCATTTTGTCGATGTCGTCAAAATGATGAAGGTAGGCAAAGTCCGTGGTGCAATCTATCCTTGGCAGAGGCCTCGTTGATAATGCTTGTATGGTCGAGATGTTGCTATAGGATAGCAATTCATGCGTACTAATGAATTAAGATTGCTACAACGTAGAATATATGCGTACGGGTGAATTGTAATGAAGTTGCGTCAGTGTCCAGGACGGTCGCTTGTGCTTCAAACGTGCGAATCGCTTGCCGTGGTGGGTGCAGTTTGGGCCATAACTCCCACAAGGCGATGCGGCACATAGGGTGCTTCCAGATAGGCGACCTCATCGTCGGTCAGCCGCAGCTCCACTGCTCGCACGGCATCTTCTACATGTGAGGGCTTTGTCATGCCCACCACGGGTGCGGTCGTGCGACGCATGAGCCAGGCCAGCGCCACTTCAGTCATGGACGCGCCGCGCGCTTCGGCCACCTTGGCTACGCGCTCGACGATCAGGCGGTCCTGCGCTTCGGTGGAGTCGTACTTGAGCTTCGCGTACTCGTCCTCGGCAAGGCGACGGGTGGGTGTGCCATCGGGGAGGCGAGAAAGTCGGCCGCCGGCCAGTGGGCTGTAGGGTGTGAGCGCGATGCCTTCCTCGTGGCAATAGGGTAGCATCTCGCGTTCTTCCTCGCGAAAGAGCAGGTTGTAGTGACCCTGCACCGACACGAAACGGGGGGGAGCCTTCCGTGTCAGCCAGCGCGTTTGCTTTAGCCAGCTGCCAGGCGAAGCAGTTCGAGATGCCCACCTGGCGCACCTTGCCCGCGTGTACGGCATCGGCCAAGCCTTCCATAATCTCGCGCAGTGGCGTGCGATAGTCCCACATATGGTAGATGTACAGATCTACGTGGTCGAACCCCAGGTTGGTCAAGCTCATGTCCAACATGTGCGCCACATGTTGCCGACCATCCACGCCTGCGTCAAGCTCCTCGTCGCTGCGTGGCAGGAACTTGGTGGCTACCACCACCTCGTCGCGGTTCGCGAAGTCGCGCAACGCACGACCAAGGAATTGCTCGCTTGTGCCGCTTTGGTAGCCCACCGCCGTGTCGAAGAAGGTGATGCCCGCCTCAAGGCCCTGCCTGATAATGGCGCGCGAAGCGTCTTCGTCAAGCGTCCACGAGTGTTGCCCCCGCGATGCATCGCCGAAGCCCATGCAACCCATGCACACGCGCGAAACCACAAGATCGGTCGGTCCTAGATTTACATACTGCATTTATAATCCTAGGCTCTCTACCCAGTGGCGCACGTCGGCTTCGGTGGCACGGCTGGAGAGACGCTTGCCGGGGAGCCAGCGGGTTTCGGGGGAGCAGCAGGCTTTGAGTACGTCTTCTGTGCGGCCCATGCCGCTGCCGCCGGAGGTGGCGAAGGGGATGATGGTTTTGCCCGCAAAGTTGTACGCCTCGAGGAAGGTGCTCACGATGGTGGGTGCAACGTACCACCAGATGGGGAAACCGACGAACACGGTGTCGTAGGCGTCCATGTTGGCCACGCGGTTGGCGATGGCGGGGCGCGACGAAGGGTCGTTCATCTCGACGCTACTGCGGCTGGTACGGTTGTTCCAGTCTAGGTCGGCGGCTGTGTAGGGCTGTGCGGGCTGAATTTCATGCAGGTCGCCACCTGTTACGCTTGCGATAGTACGGGCAAGCCGCGCTGTCTCGCCGGACGCAGAGAAATAAGCGATAAGAGTTTTGTTGTCGGACATAAGTGAGTTCCTTTCGTTAGATAGTGAGTGACGCGAGCCACGCTTCGGCGCTTGTGTCCATGGTGGGCAGATCGGCTTCGGTGACAGTGAGGCCATCGAGGACGGTCGCGTCGGGACAAAGCTCGCGTAGGTCGGCCACTGAGGTGGTGATGGAACTTGGCCTACAAAGGTGCGGCGACTCATTGTATTAGTTGTCGGTTCCATACTGCTCCCTCTTGTTTGGGTGCTTCTCGACGCTGTAGTTGAAGTATGTGGCTATTTCCTGCATGCGTTCCTCCTGGGCGACGCCGAAGGGGCAGCGAGATTCGCAGTGGCCGCAGGCAAGGCAATCGGCGGCGCTTGTCGAGAGCTGCCGATAGTGTTCGACGGCCAACGCATCACCTGCGCGAGCGAGGTCGTAGTACTTATTCACTAAGCCTACGTCGATGCCCGCAGGGCAGGGAAGACAGTGGTTGCAGTACACGCACGCCCCTTGCGCTTCGGGAGGAGCAAAGGTGCCGATGGCGGAATAGTCGCACTCTTCGGGCGTTGCGTCCAAGAAGCGCAACACCTCTTCCACGTCGGCGAGCGAGCGCACGCCTGGAAGTACGGTGAGTACCGCAGGGCGATCAAGCGCGTACTGAATGAGTTGATTCTTGGTGAGCGCCTGCTTGAAGGGTGACATGTTTGCGTCAAGCAACTGCCCGCCTGCGAACGCCTTCATGACCGAAATCACAACGCCTGCGCGTTCGCACAGACGGTACAGTTCGGCGCGTTCGTCTACTGCGCCGATGCTCACATCGCTTGAGCTTGCCGCATAGTCGTAGGCAGGGTTCACGCTGAACATGAGCATATCGATCGCCCCTGTTTCAACCAGTCGACGAGCGATGCGCGGGCTATGCGTGGAGGCGCCCAGTCGTCGCACGTTGCCTGCGGCTTTAAGGCTTTGCAGGTAGTCCCATGGACCATCGTGCAGGTAGCGGTCAAGGTCGGCGTCTTTGTCGACACAATGGACGAAGCCGAAGTCGGCGTAGTCGGTGCGCAGCGCCTTCATCTCGGCTTCGAAGGTGCGCTTCATCGTGTCCAGGTCCAGCGTCCAGCCGTAT encodes:
- a CDS encoding pentapeptide repeat-containing protein codes for the protein MSETTPHEPLPAKPVIPGELFEAAGLIAWIEGESDGEPCVAHVRVAGETCADEDFELLELSESRVENCLYVGCTFDRTTFTDVAFSHCDFSNSSFTEANFTRCTFSSCKLTGADFTEAVLARIEVRDSTFAYASLVKAKLSDVRIAATDFSYADLAEVRQKRTVFDDARFAGTSFFRASLAGIDFSSCQLSDIVLSDAMGELRGCSMDLFQAAGIARRLGVTIKD
- a CDS encoding elongator complex protein 3, which codes for MDDIMREILEALRQGEGSGALDTLSLERIVRKHNEGRVQGMPRFAKKKLLPYYFKVRESNRTLWENWHIDEALEKRLIKTLQVKPRRTASGVATITVITKPWPCSSNCLYCPNDLRMPKSYLADEPACQRAEHNYFDPYLQVASRLHVLSQMGHVTDKIELIVLGGTWSDYPETYQTWFVAELFRALNDASVGRAEENARTRRALYEQAGLSNDRDTLASLIREKQDAVVAGELTYNQAMRQFYEESEGWRQVAVTQAATLDDVMRQQTTNESARHRAVGLVIETRPDAITPESLTLIRRLGCTKVQMGIQSLDERILAMNNRAVSVQKIQEAFELLRLFGFKIHVHFMANLYGSTVEADKRDYLHLVTQAPYLPDEVKLYPCALVWGTGLIAHHQDGTWRPYTEEELLDVLVADVAATPPFVRISRMIRDISAHDIVAGNKKVNLRQLVERTANDTHTPIKEIRYREISTDDADVETLALNIISYETTVSDEQFLQWVTPEGKIAGFLRLSLPKQDHVEQHRDSLPIAPGEAMIREVHIYGKVAGLHTTGSGAQHLGLGKQLIQSACTIAFEEGFRTIHVISSVGTRAYYRALGFTDGDLYQQKPLP
- a CDS encoding bifunctional 2-polyprenyl-6-hydroxyphenol methylase/3-demethylubiquinol 3-O-methyltransferase UbiG, yielding MRCLDEMRGASVAGGECCSVFDVGCGNLRFESFLASACPERAWTFYAVDNCESLVPSAAWAGRGAALKYQTFDVMDALLRGENLHEALRVPLCDVAVAFGFLHHVPLAEHRLAVLSALIDQVRPGGLVMVSLWQFMRDAHLAEKARSTHLRALDELGLDSEEFEEGDYLLGWQNTPDAYRFCHSFSDTEVDYLVAAVAGRASLVARFVADGKSDNLNTYLVLQVA
- a CDS encoding GMP synthase; translated protein: MAEFQPDPFLTSLGLSIEEQRAYDAYCDALVDLSEAETKRTGITYTLDEVFEHAQAEWERLEREYPRESWGQPCSQ
- a CDS encoding aromatic ring-hydroxylating dioxygenase subunit alpha, encoding MGDVLDARDHCTARHKEARSPMIPNQWYAILSSSEVKKGTPVGVVRFGRRLVLWRDENGEVACLDGTCCHRGADLATGRVCEGHVCCPFHGLRYAADGHVVTIPANGRDAEVPENFLVRSWLAVDAFGFIWVFYGKPEDAPDDLPMFAEFRSGFPFAERSEVWNVHYSRAIENQLDVIHLPFVHPNTIGRGHKTLVNGPVTKWDADTLTFYVKNEPDRGQKPQTAEEIENWEQLNSLQYRVPNLWQNRISDDMRIMAAFAPIDEENTKIYLRFYQRKVNAPVLRELVCVAGNLANGVILHQDRRVVLTQRPKKTELQMGENLLRGDKPVIEFRARRDELKRAAE
- a CDS encoding 4Fe-4S dicluster domain-containing protein, translating into MDANAEDRPAEVVGALCAKTGAKGEPFWRDEAGDLRIDEGFCLQLLRELRDVTFATVDTRGFPCARTIDVMMVEEGRLYFVAARGKAFYDQLMSTKRVAIVGQTADYRSCRLSGPVEHPSDPAEQRRLVDRVFENNPSMADVYPGEARYVLEVFYLQRGQGEYFDLSGSPILRASFTLGGEALERDGFVVGEGCIGCEACVEACPQQCIALDADDRAHIAQEHCLRCGLCQETCPTGAIVPR
- a CDS encoding aldo/keto reductase, with the protein product MSVQGHYNLLFREEEREMLPYCHEEGIALTPYSPLAGGRLSRLPDGTPTRRLAEDEYAKLKYDSTEAQDRLIVERVAKVAEARGASMTEVALAWLMRRTTAPVVGMTKPSHVEDAVRAVELRLTDDEVAYLEAPYVPHRLVGVMAQTAPTTASDSHV
- a CDS encoding flavodoxin, with product MSDNKTLIAYFSASGETARLARTIASVTGGDLHEIQPAQPYTAADLDWNNRTSRSSVEMNDPSSRPAIANRVANMDAYDTVFVGFPIWWYVAPTIVSTFLEAYNFAGKTIIPFATSGGSGMGRTEDVLKACCSPETRWLPGKRLSSRATEADVRHWVESLGL
- a CDS encoding aldo/keto reductase, with product MGSMSYRPLPRSGDKISVIGLGMGSVHESTDVEIGQMIERALEAGVNFFDGVPSVWRPLEAYGHALQSVRSEVFLQIHLGAMYETGNERKYGWTLDLDTMKRTFEAEMKALRTDYADFGFVHCVDKDADLDRYLHDGPWDYLQSLKAAGNVRRLGASTHSPRIARRLVETGAIDMLMFSVNPAYDYAASSSDVSIGAVDERAELYRLCERAGVVISVMKAFAGGQLLDANMSPFKQALTKNQLIQYALDRPAVLTVLPGVRSLADVEEVLRFLDATPEECDYSAIGTFAPPEAQGACVYCNHCLPCPAGIDVGLVNKYYDLARAGDALAVEHYRQLSTSAADCLACGHCESRCPFGVAQEERMQEIATYFNYSVEKHPNKREQYGTDN